Part of the Novosphingobium sp. KA1 genome is shown below.
ATTCGGGATGCCATCGTCCGAGGCGTCCGCTTTCGCAGCGTCGGAAGGGCAGTCGATCGGCTCCGGCGGCAGCGTACTTCCAATCGTCAGCAAGCCGCGCCGCTGGTCGGTGGATACCTGGGCACTGATGCGCGGCAGGGGGGCGGGGCCACTGACGAACGGGACCTTGCCGGCGACATATGGAGCAAGCCAGGCCGGTGCCGTCCTTCGCTACCGGCTGGGACTTCTCGCGCAGCATCGCCCGGAGATCTACATGCGCACGACGGCGACGCTGGAGCAGGTGCAGCGCGAGACCGCTGCTGCGATCGGCTTTTCGGCAAGGCCGCTGGCTGCCATCCCTGTCGTTGCGGCGCTGGAGGCACGATTGACGGAGCAGGCAGGGCAACGAAGGGTGCAGCCCGCGGCGATGGCGATCACCACGATCCCGCCGTTCGCCTTGCCTGCGCGGCTGCGGGGCGAGACATATGTCCAGGCCGGTTATGTCGCCGGCAGGTACGCGACGCCCTTTGCCGAAGGGCAACTGCGTGTTGATCACGGGATATTGCGGGTGGGCCAGGTCGAAAGCCGGATCGGCGGCGGAGTCTGGGGCGGTGTCCAGAAGGGTGCAAGCCGGTTGGATGCAGGCCCGTCGGCAACGGTGACGCTGCCCTTGCGGCGCGGCGTCAACGCCCGTGTCGGTGTCGATTGGCGCTTTCGCCTGGCGGGCGATGCAGAGCCTGGGTCAGGGCCTGCACTCACACTTTCCGCAGGTTTCTGAATCGGCGCTTTTCTCGCCCTTCACGCTGCGGTAGCGAGAGTGCTCGCATGGACGTCTATCTTCCCATCGCCAATCTTTCGGTCAACGGCATCATCATCGTTGGCCTTGGTGCCCTGACCGGGATCCTGTCGGGCATGTTTGGTGTGGGTGGCGGTTTTTTGACGACCCCGTTGATGATATTCTACGGGATTCCGCCGACGGTGGCCGCTGCATCGGCTGCCAGCCAGGTGACCGGAGCCAGCGTTTCCGGCGTGTTCGCACATGCCAAGCGCGGCAATGTGGACTATCTTATGGGGTCGGTCATGGTGTTCGGCGGCATCGTCGGCACCGGGCTCGGGGCCTTGCTGTTCAACCTGCTGGCCCGGCTCGGTCAGATCGACACGGTCATCAACATTCTGTACGTCGTGATGCTGGGATCGATTGGCGGACTGATGGCCAAGGAGAGTATCCAGGCGATCCGTGCCGAACGTAGCGGCGTTCCCATCGCCGCGAAAAAGCGCCGACACCATCCCATGGTGGCGAGCTTGCCGATGCGTTGGCGCTTCTATCGCTCAGGCCTCTACATTTCGCCGCTGGCACCGCTGCTTCTTGGCATCTTTACCGGCATCTTGACGATGCTGATGGGCATCGGCGGTGGCTTCATCCTCGTCCCGGCGATGCTTTACATTCTCGGCATGAGTGCCAATGTCGTGGTGGGCACGTCACTCTGGCAGATCCTGTTCACCACGATCGCAACGACAATGATGCATTCGATGACGACCCATGCGGTCGACATCGTGCTGGCTTCGCTGCTCCTGCTCGGGTCAGTTACGGGCGCGCAACTGGGCGCGCAGTTTGCGCAGAAGGCTAGCCCTGTGAAGCTGCGCCTGATCCTCGCGCTGATCGTCCTGCTGGTGGCGGCGCGGATGGCACTGGGGCTCGGTTATCGACCGGACGAAATCTACACGGTGGCGCCGCTGTGAGGGCGTCCGTCACCTCGGTTCTGGCGGTTCTTGTCTGGGTTGTGCTCTGTGCTGCCCGCGATCCCATCCTCGTCCCCGAAGTCTCTCAGCACGAGGTGGCGCTGCAACAGGGCTTTACCGGAACCGAACTGCTGCTTTTTGGCGCAATCCTGACACCGGAGGGCTCCCGCGCGGCGCAGGACTACGACATCGTCGTGGTGCTTAAGGGGCCGACCCAGTCGATCGTGTTGCGTGAAAAGCAGAAAGTGGCGGGAATCTGGATCAACGCCGACAGTACGGAGCTGCGCTCGGCACCTTCCTATTATGCCATCGCGTCGACCCGGCCGATCAAGGACATTGTCGACGACAAGACGGCGGCGATCTACGAATTGGGCCTGAAGTGGCTGCAACTCTCGCCGATCGGCGCGATCGATCCCAAGGAACAGACACGCTTCGCCAACGGGCTCGTCGATCTCAATCGCCGGATCGGCCTTTACCGCGAGGAAGAGGGCGGGGTGAAAGTCAGCGAGCAAGTGCTCTACCAGGCCCGGATTGGCCTGCCGTCCCGGGTTCCCATCGGTACTTACACGGCGGAAACTTTCGCCATATCGAAAGGGCGCGTGGTCGCCTCGGCCAGCAGTCAGGTCGAAGTGCGCAAGCTCGGCCTGGAACGCGCCGTCGCCACTTTCGCCGAAGATTATGGCTTTGCCTATGGCTTGCTGGCGGTTTTTGTATCGGTCGGCATGGGGTGGCTGGCGGGCCGGCTTTTCGCAATGCGCTGAAGATACGATTGCCGAAGTTGCTTCAATCGAATGCTGGGCCTTTGGTATGAGCCTGTCTTTAGGCGGAAATTAACCGCGTGGTCATAGCTCTGCCGGGGTCAGTTTTACTTCGGGGGCATAATGAACCAGATGCATCCAGAGGGCTTCGCGCCCTCGCGTGCGCCGCAGGCCGAGCAGCCCGCGGCGCATCCGGCTCACGCCCATACGACGCAGGCCCATATGACGCAGGGCCAGCCACGCCAGCCTGCACCGCGACTGGATACCGGACGCGAGCCGATCGGGGTAATCCTCGAGATCTCCGGTGCCGGAACACGCATCGCGCTCGACATTAACCGGCTGGGCGAAGTGATGAAGGATGGCGACCCTTCGGTTGCGCAGTCAGGGCAGGTCGGCAGTCAGGTCAAGATCCGTGTCGGCAATGGTTGGCTGCTCGCCAGCATCCGCAATCAGAAAAGCGACAGCAAGATTCCCGGCGGCATTGTTGCCGAGGCGGACTTCCTTGGCGAGGGCAGTGAGGAACGCCTGACTGGCCGTATCCATGGCTTCCGCCGCGGTGTGACCTTCTATCCCTCGCCGGGGGCGCTGGTCTATCCGGCGACCACCGAAGACCTGCGCCAGATCTATGCCAGCGACGGGCGCAGCGCG
Proteins encoded:
- a CDS encoding TIGR02186 family protein — encoded protein: MRASVTSVLAVLVWVVLCAARDPILVPEVSQHEVALQQGFTGTELLLFGAILTPEGSRAAQDYDIVVVLKGPTQSIVLREKQKVAGIWINADSTELRSAPSYYAIASTRPIKDIVDDKTAAIYELGLKWLQLSPIGAIDPKEQTRFANGLVDLNRRIGLYREEEGGVKVSEQVLYQARIGLPSRVPIGTYTAETFAISKGRVVASASSQVEVRKLGLERAVATFAEDYGFAYGLLAVFVSVGMGWLAGRLFAMR
- a CDS encoding sulfite exporter TauE/SafE family protein, giving the protein MDVYLPIANLSVNGIIIVGLGALTGILSGMFGVGGGFLTTPLMIFYGIPPTVAAASAASQVTGASVSGVFAHAKRGNVDYLMGSVMVFGGIVGTGLGALLFNLLARLGQIDTVINILYVVMLGSIGGLMAKESIQAIRAERSGVPIAAKKRRHHPMVASLPMRWRFYRSGLYISPLAPLLLGIFTGILTMLMGIGGGFILVPAMLYILGMSANVVVGTSLWQILFTTIATTMMHSMTTHAVDIVLASLLLLGSVTGAQLGAQFAQKASPVKLRLILALIVLLVAARMALGLGYRPDEIYTVAPL